In Sphingomonas phyllosphaerae, one DNA window encodes the following:
- a CDS encoding chemotaxis response regulator protein-glutamate methylesterase: MSVRTLVVDDSLTMQALIQRTLASDPHIQVVGTASSAEEARARIKELDPDVVTLDIEMPGMNGLDFLERLMRLRPTPVVMLSTLTSEGADASIAALELGAFECFDKLALRRPEEAIRLPALVRAASGSRGRSAAAAPRAAEPVPQADYVPRDQSMIAVGASTGGVEALIELLSGFPANCPPTVIVQHMPPSFTASFAARLDRLCKPSVEEARAGAVLRPGKVYLAPGGDQHLEIAGPATRRYCRLLAGPKASGHQPSVDVLFHSVARIAGGDAVGAILTGMGADGAEGMLAMRQAGSVTIGQDESSSVVYGMPAVAHRIGAVVQQMPLRRIAARLLQECRA, translated from the coding sequence ATGAGCGTCCGAACGCTTGTCGTCGACGATTCGCTGACCATGCAGGCGCTGATCCAGCGCACGCTCGCCAGCGATCCGCACATTCAGGTCGTCGGCACCGCGTCGAGCGCCGAGGAAGCGCGCGCGCGCATCAAGGAGCTCGATCCCGACGTGGTGACGCTCGATATCGAGATGCCGGGCATGAACGGCCTCGACTTCCTCGAACGGCTGATGCGGCTGCGCCCGACCCCGGTCGTCATGCTGTCGACGCTGACCTCCGAAGGCGCCGACGCCAGCATCGCCGCGCTTGAACTCGGCGCGTTCGAATGTTTCGACAAGCTGGCGCTGCGCCGCCCCGAAGAGGCGATCCGGCTGCCCGCGCTGGTGCGCGCCGCCTCCGGGTCGCGCGGACGCAGCGCCGCGGCCGCGCCGCGCGCCGCGGAACCCGTGCCGCAGGCCGATTACGTTCCGCGCGATCAATCGATGATCGCGGTCGGTGCGTCGACCGGCGGCGTCGAGGCGCTGATCGAGCTGCTGTCCGGCTTCCCGGCCAATTGCCCGCCGACCGTGATCGTGCAGCACATGCCGCCCAGCTTCACCGCCAGCTTCGCCGCGCGGCTCGACCGGCTGTGCAAACCGAGCGTCGAGGAAGCGCGCGCCGGCGCGGTGCTGCGCCCCGGCAAGGTCTATCTGGCGCCCGGCGGCGATCAGCATCTCGAGATCGCCGGCCCGGCGACGCGCCGCTACTGCCGCTTGCTCGCCGGCCCGAAGGCCAGCGGACATCAGCCGTCGGTGGACGTGCTGTTCCACTCGGTCGCGCGGATCGCCGGCGGCGATGCGGTCGGTGCGATCCTGACCGGCATGGGCGCGGACGGTGCCGAGGGGATGCTGGCGATGCGTCAGGCCGGGTCCGTGACGATCGGGCAGGATGAATCGTCCAGCGTCGTCTACGGGATGCCCGCGGTCGCGCATCGCATCGGCGCGGTCGTGCAACAGATGCCGCTGCGCCGGATCGCCGCCCGGCTACTTCAGGAGTGTCGTGCATGA
- a CDS encoding chemotaxis protein CheD, with the protein MTGLALRDGLRRVTVAQGETRVSDETDVVLTTVLGSCIAACFYDPVARVGGINHYLLAEGHASDPASMQRYGVYAMEVLINAMLAMGGARSRLKARIFGGATMRTGFRDIGGDNIAFARRFLRDERIPLVGEDVGGNGARRVEFRPAVGLARCRVVTEQAIAAPVIRPRPAPPPPPPASLGDVEFF; encoded by the coding sequence ATGACGGGGCTCGCGCTCCGCGACGGACTGCGCCGGGTCACCGTGGCGCAGGGCGAGACGCGCGTCAGCGACGAAACCGACGTGGTGCTCACCACGGTGCTTGGCAGCTGTATCGCGGCATGTTTTTACGATCCGGTCGCCAGGGTAGGAGGTATTAACCACTACCTGTTAGCGGAAGGCCATGCCTCCGATCCCGCCTCGATGCAGCGCTACGGCGTCTATGCGATGGAAGTGCTCATCAACGCCATGCTGGCGATGGGCGGGGCACGGTCGCGGCTCAAGGCGCGGATCTTCGGCGGCGCGACGATGCGCACCGGCTTTCGCGACATCGGCGGCGACAACATCGCGTTCGCGCGGCGGTTCCTGCGCGACGAGCGCATCCCGCTGGTCGGCGAGGATGTCGGCGGCAACGGCGCGCGGCGGGTCGAATTCCGCCCTGCGGTGGGGCTCGCCCGGTGCCGCGTCGTGACCGAACAGGCGATCGCGGCGCCGGTGATCCGCCCGCGTCCCGCCCCGCCGCCCCCCCCGCCCGCGTCGCTCGGCGACGTCGAATTCTTCTGA
- a CDS encoding response regulator: MTKTIMTVDDSPSMRMLLRAALTDLGYHVVEAEDGVHALETLASFDEEDEPDLLITDINMPRMDGFGLIENVRADGRRTLPILVLTTESSDEKKQRARQAGATGWIVKPFHPEKLAAAIRRVLH, from the coding sequence GTGACCAAGACGATCATGACCGTGGATGACTCGCCCAGCATGAGAATGCTGTTGCGCGCCGCGCTGACCGACCTCGGCTATCACGTCGTCGAGGCCGAGGACGGCGTCCATGCGCTGGAAACGCTCGCCAGCTTCGACGAGGAGGACGAGCCCGACCTGCTCATCACCGACATCAACATGCCGCGCATGGACGGGTTCGGGCTGATCGAGAACGTGCGCGCCGACGGCCGCCGCACGCTGCCGATCCTGGTGCTGACCACCGAAAGCTCCGACGAGAAGAAGCAGCGCGCGCGTCAGGCCGGCGCCACCGGCTGGATCGTCAAGCCCTTCCACCCCGAAAAGCTCGCCGCCGCGATCCGGCGCGTGCTGCACTGA
- a CDS encoding chemotaxis protein CheW, translating to MSRQLITFQLGDQYLGVDIMAIREIRAWSPATPLPNVPSHVRGVVNLRGVVLPVLDLRHRLGWGMTDPTARHVIIVVRIGEQLQGIIVDAVNDIVTVQTEDMQPLPDMGDTAAQQFLDGLATIDQRLILVLALERLVERAAMADAA from the coding sequence ATGTCCCGTCAGCTCATCACCTTCCAGCTCGGCGATCAGTATCTGGGCGTCGACATCATGGCGATCCGCGAAATCCGCGCCTGGTCGCCCGCAACCCCGCTCCCGAACGTGCCCAGCCACGTCCGCGGGGTGGTAAATTTGCGTGGTGTTGTGCTCCCGGTGCTCGATCTGCGTCACCGGCTCGGCTGGGGCATGACCGACCCGACTGCGCGCCACGTCATCATCGTCGTGCGGATCGGCGAGCAATTACAGGGCATTATCGTCGACGCGGTCAACGATATCGTCACGGTCCAGACCGAGGACATGCAACCGCTCCCCGACATGGGCGACACCGCCGCCCAACAATTCCTCGACGGCCTCGCGACGATCGATCAGCGGCTGATCCTCGTGCTCGCGCTCGAGCGGCTGGTGGAGCGGGCTGCGATGGCGGATGCCGCCTGA